The genomic DNA CATTTATAAGGAGCCAATGGGCGTGATTCTGGGAATTGTTCCGTGGTAGGTTAGCATACAGTACCACGAGGCGCTGATGGTCTGCGATGGTTATATTTCGAGACGGTGCTAACTGTCTTCCGCGACAAAGGAACGCGCCGTATGTATTCGGCATTCGATCCGCGGCTTGCGCGCTCGCAGCCGGTAACACCACCGTTCTGAAATCCTCGGAACTCTCGCCGTGTTCATACTGGGCAATCGCGCGTGCGTTTGCAGATGCTGGCCTGCCTGCGGGCTGCTTCAACCTCATATCATGCCGTCCACAAGACGCCCCTGACGTTGTCAATGCTATGATTGAACACCCGGCCGTGCGGAAAATCAATTTCACTGGTAGCACGGCCGTGGGGCGCAAGATTGCTCGCGCATGTGGCCAGAACCTGAAACCCTGTCTGATGGAACTGGGAGGAAAGAATAGCGCTATTGTCTGCGAAGATGCCAACATCGAAACCGCTGTCAAGGCGGTTCTGGCGGGGGCTTTCTTAAACGTATAAACCCTCACGGTTACTTTATATGCTTTGCACTCATAAGCTAACTCTGCCTTAGTCTGGCCAAATTTGCATGTCTACTGACAGAATTCTCATTCACTCGTCCATTGCGCCGGCGTTCATGGATGCGTTGAAGAAAGCCCTCGGATCGAATCTCGACCCTTCTGCGCCGCCTCCCACATTGGTCAACGTTGCCTCTAAGGCGCGGGTGGAGGGCATGATTGACAGGGCTCTCGAATCAGGCGCTCACCTCATCCACGGGTCACTCGACAAGACAGTGGGAAAATCAGGTGTGCGCATGGCCCCGGTACTTCTTGGTGGCGTGAGAGAAGACATGGAGGTATGGCAAGAGGAAGCCTTTGCCTCGCTGGCAGCATGCATGGTGGTCAAcagcgacgaggaagccATCCGCATCGCCAACAGCAGTGGCTACGGATTGTCCGCGGCCGTTTTCACCGAGGATTTGAGGAAGGGGTTGGCGATTGCCAAGAAGATACAATCTGGGTCAGTATTTTGGGTATCATATTAGTCTCTTTACAACACTAACAGGTTGCAGCGCTGTACACATCAACAGTATGACTATTCATGACGAACCTGTCTTACCCCATGGCGGTGTGAAGAACAGTGGATGGGGCCGATTCAACGCTGCTCAGGGACTAGAAGAGTTCCTTGTCACCAAGAGCGTGACATGGATGGATTGACGATGTGATGCGCACGCCTGCTTTGTATGAGAATACCATCTAGGTCTAGAATCTAGGTTGCGTCCTGACGCTTGAGCTATTGTCAAATGTACTTCTCGGTAATCTACTGCTGTAAATCATACATCACCGAATGGCAACCGGGATCTACAAGTACAGCTCTGCCTTGAATATCCACTTCGGGTTTATCGGCCGAGTAAAGCCCCGATTGTTGCAACCAGAAATGCTCTTGTTTGATATCCGAACAAGCTGTCGCAAATGTCGAAGCCCGGTCAAGGTTTCCCGAGGACAATCCTGACTTAGTGCCTCGGGAGAAGTACCACCGAGAGCATATCGACAAGTAGCGTTTTCGACTAGTTGCCATATATCGCAAAAATCGCA from Aspergillus fumigatus Af293 chromosome 8, whole genome shotgun sequence includes the following:
- a CDS encoding aldehyde dehydrogenase — its product is MASNSASSAPVPPSVIPLIINGKEEVTPTTFDVISPYTNKPCWTTASATPQDAVRAVEAAEDAFPAWSQTKPTVRRDILLKAADILESRLVQNAEYMRTEMGADVGASQFFIVPLGIRMLREIAGRITSICGSVPVVEEEGQSAIIYKEPMGVILGIVPWNAPYVFGIRSAACALAAGNTTVLKSSELSPCSYWAIARAFADAGLPAGCFNLISCRPQDAPDVVNAMIEHPAVRKINFTGSTAVGRKIARACGQNLKPCLMELGGKNSAIVCEDANIETAVKAVLAGAFLNSGQICMSTDRILIHSSIAPAFMDALKKALGSNLDPSAPPPTLVNVASKARVEGMIDRALESGAHLIHGSLDKTVGKSGVRMAPVLLGGVREDMEVWQEEAFASLAACMVVNSDEEAIRIANSSGYGLSAAVFTEDLRKGLAIAKKIQSGAVHINSMTIHDEPVLPHGGVKNSGWGRFNAAQGLEEFLVTKSVTWMD